One genomic segment of Gopherus flavomarginatus isolate rGopFla2 chromosome 11, rGopFla2.mat.asm, whole genome shotgun sequence includes these proteins:
- the LOC127030797 gene encoding olfactory receptor 1020-like, whose protein sequence is MTNTEWRNQTLITEFILREFGDLQKLQFPLFLLFLVIYIVTMAGNLTIVVLVVTDRHLHTPMYFFLGNLSCLETCYSSTILPRLLASLWAEDRTISVSSCIMQLYFFGCLAGTECFLLTIMSYDRYLAICNPLCYAAIMNTRACIQMAAGYWISSFAHNRIIVYFIFQLVFCGPKEIDHFFCDFTPLIKLSCSDTDLLTLADFSFSTIYALPQFLLMLASYVCIITTILRISSTTRQQKAFSICSSHLIVVTTFFGTLIIVYMVPPINTLIDLKKIFSVFYTVLTPLVNPLIYSFRNKEVNISLRKSVRKFFTFMRRQKNY, encoded by the coding sequence ATGACAAATACAGAATGGCGAAATCAAACACtcatcacagaattcatcctccgGGAATTTGGGGATCTCCAGAAACTGCAGTTTCCTCTCTTCTTGCTGTTTCTAGTGATCTACATTGTGACCATGGCTGGGAACCTCACCATTGTTGTGCTAGTTGTGACTGATcggcaccttcacacccccatgtacttcttcctggggaacttgtcctgcttggagacctgctacagctccaccatcctgcccaggcTGCTGGCCAGTCTCTGGGCTGAggacagaaccatttctgttAGTAGCTGCATCATGCAGCTTTACTTCTTTGGTTGCCTGGCTGGTACCGAGTGTTTCCTCTTAACCAtaatgtcttatgatcggtatttagccATATGTAATCCACTGTGCTATGCAGCTATAATGAACACCAGGGCTTGTATCCAGATGGCTGCAGGGTACTGGATAAGCAGCTTTGCCCACAACAGAATCATTGTCTATTTCATTTTCCAGTTAGTGTTCTGTGGTCCTAaggaaattgaccatttcttttgtgatttcacCCCACTGATCAAACTCTCCTGCAGTGATACCGACTTACTCACCCTAGCTGATTTCTCATTCTCTACCATATATGCCCTACCCCAATTTCTATTAATGCTGGCATCCTATGTTTGTATCATcaccaccatcctgagaatctCTTCCACCACCAGGcagcaaaaggcattttccatctgctcctcccacctcattgtggtTACCACATTCTTTGGCACCCTGATAATTGTTTACATGGTGCCACCCATCAACACTCTAATAGATTTAAAGAAAATTTTCTCTGTCTTCTACACCGTTCTAACCCCATTGGTCAATCCCCTCATATATAGTTTCAGAAACAAAGAAGTAAACATTTCCCTGAGGAAATCTGTCAGGAAATTTTTTACCTTTATGAGGAGGCAAAAAAATTACTAG